Proteins encoded together in one Pseudomonas sp. Seg1 window:
- a CDS encoding putative nucleotidyltransferase substrate binding domain-containing protein — translation MSKADAFTQAGKTAVLQNIQGTLQFLQRFPPFNQMEHAHLAYLVEQCQLRFYAQGESIIKPTDGPVEHFYIVKQGRVVGERQHITKPGTETTFEITTGECFPLAALLGERATRTEHLAGEDTFCLQLNKPAFIKLFALSNAFRDFALRGVSSLLDQVNQQVQQKAVETLGTQYSLNTRLGELAMRHPVTCSPETPLRDAVKLMHEQQVGSIVAVDEHKAPLGIFTLRDLRHMVAEGVGDFSEAIEHHMTRAPFYLSPDHSAFDAAIAMTERHIAHVCLVKDQRLCGVVSERDLFSLQRVDLVHLARTIRSAQRVEQLVSLRGEIGQLVERMLAHGASSTQITHIITLLNDHTVCRVIELTIAEKGDPGVPFSWLCFGSEGRREQTLHTDQDNGILFDARDAAHAAEIRGKLLPIAQQINQSLAQCGFTLCKGNIMAGNPELCLSRAEWARRFAAFIREATPENLLGSSIYFDLRVVWGDESGCAQLRRGILEQVGDNRLFQRMMADNALRNRPPVGRFREFVLARKNGEKATLDLKVQGLTPFVDGARLLALANGIDANNTLERFRQLVDKEVIEPLDGAAYEEAYHFIQQTRMQQHQLQTRENLPYSNRVDPDSLNHLDRRILRESLRQAQRLQSSLTLRYQL, via the coding sequence ATGAGTAAAGCGGACGCCTTCACCCAGGCAGGGAAAACCGCGGTGTTGCAGAACATTCAGGGCACCCTGCAATTCCTTCAGCGCTTCCCGCCCTTCAATCAGATGGAACACGCCCACCTCGCCTATCTGGTGGAGCAATGCCAGCTGCGCTTTTACGCTCAGGGCGAGAGCATCATCAAACCCACCGATGGCCCGGTCGAACACTTCTACATCGTCAAACAGGGCCGCGTGGTGGGTGAACGTCAGCACATCACCAAGCCCGGCACCGAAACCACCTTTGAAATCACCACCGGCGAATGCTTCCCCCTCGCCGCGCTGCTCGGCGAGCGGGCAACGCGCACCGAGCATCTGGCCGGCGAAGACACCTTCTGCCTGCAACTGAACAAACCGGCGTTCATCAAACTGTTCGCGCTGTCCAACGCCTTTCGCGACTTTGCTTTGCGCGGGGTCAGCAGCCTGCTTGATCAGGTCAACCAGCAAGTCCAGCAGAAAGCCGTGGAAACCCTCGGCACCCAGTATTCGCTGAACACCCGACTGGGTGAATTGGCCATGCGCCATCCAGTGACGTGCAGCCCTGAAACGCCATTGCGTGACGCGGTGAAGTTGATGCATGAGCAACAGGTCGGCAGCATCGTCGCAGTGGATGAACACAAGGCGCCGCTGGGGATTTTCACCCTGCGCGACCTGCGCCACATGGTGGCTGAAGGCGTGGGCGATTTCAGCGAAGCCATCGAACATCACATGACCCGTGCGCCGTTCTATCTGTCGCCGGATCACAGTGCATTCGACGCGGCGATTGCCATGACCGAGCGGCACATCGCTCACGTCTGCCTAGTCAAGGATCAGCGCCTGTGCGGCGTGGTGTCCGAGCGTGATCTGTTTTCCCTGCAACGTGTCGATCTGGTGCACCTGGCCCGGACCATCCGCAGTGCCCAGCGCGTCGAACAACTGGTGTCCCTGCGCGGCGAGATCGGCCAACTGGTCGAGCGCATGCTCGCCCACGGCGCCTCTTCAACCCAGATCACCCACATCATCACCCTGCTCAACGACCACACTGTGTGCCGGGTAATCGAACTGACCATCGCCGAAAAAGGCGACCCCGGCGTGCCGTTCAGTTGGCTGTGTTTCGGCAGCGAAGGTCGGCGCGAGCAAACGCTGCACACCGATCAGGACAACGGCATTCTGTTCGACGCTCGCGATGCGGCGCACGCGGCGGAAATTCGCGGCAAGCTGCTGCCGATCGCGCAGCAGATCAACCAGAGCCTGGCGCAATGCGGCTTTACTCTGTGCAAGGGCAACATCATGGCCGGCAACCCCGAGCTGTGTTTGTCGCGCGCGGAATGGGCGCGGCGTTTTGCGGCGTTTATCCGCGAGGCGACTCCGGAGAATCTGTTGGGCTCGAGCATCTATTTTGATCTGCGGGTGGTCTGGGGCGATGAGAGCGGTTGCGCGCAACTGCGTCGGGGGATTCTCGAGCAGGTCGGCGACAACCGTCTGTTCCAGCGCATGATGGCCGACAACGCCCTGCGCAATCGCCCGCCGGTCGGGCGTTTCCGCGAGTTTGTACTGGCGCGCAAGAACGGCGAGAAAGCCACGCTGGATTTGAAAGTTCAGGGTCTGACCCCATTCGTCGATGGCGCGCGCCTGCTGGCGCTGGCCAACGGCATCGACGCCAACAACACCCTCGAACGCTTTCGCCAACTGGTCGATAAAGAAGTCATCGAACCACTCGACGGCGCCGCGTATGAAGAGGCTTACCACTTCATTCAGCAAACACGCATGCAGCAACATCAGCTGCAGACCCGGGAGAATCTGCCCTACTCCAACCGTGTCGATCCCGACAGCCTCAACCACCTCGACCGACGCATCCTGCGCGAATCCCTGCGTCAGGCTCAACGCCTGCAAAGCAGCCTGACCTTGCGGTATCAGCTATGA
- a CDS encoding 3'-5' exonuclease, translated as MSLFSWLRPASPVVPADLQHRLAQLPAISELSDCSLREQRWVVLDLETTGLNLNKDRVLSIGAVVIEDAAIDFSQQFERTLQCRELKLSPSVLIHGLGPNELAAGSDPAEALVDLMEFIGDSPVLAFHAPFDQHMLGRALKEHLGHKLQQVFLDVADIAPLVCPQANIREAGLDEWIDWFRLEVFERHNASADALATAELALILFSRARGQQIHSPLNLQQRLSQWKRRQQAPSF; from the coding sequence ATGAGCCTGTTCTCGTGGCTGCGTCCGGCCAGCCCGGTGGTGCCGGCCGATCTGCAACACCGCCTGGCGCAGTTGCCGGCGATCAGCGAGTTGAGCGATTGCAGCCTGCGCGAACAGCGCTGGGTGGTACTGGATCTGGAAACCACCGGGCTGAACCTGAACAAGGATCGCGTGTTGTCGATCGGCGCCGTGGTGATCGAGGACGCTGCGATCGATTTCAGTCAGCAGTTCGAACGGACCTTGCAATGTCGTGAACTGAAGCTCAGCCCCAGTGTGTTGATCCATGGCCTGGGGCCGAATGAACTTGCCGCCGGCAGCGACCCGGCCGAAGCGTTAGTGGACCTCATGGAGTTTATCGGCGACAGCCCGGTGCTGGCGTTTCATGCGCCGTTCGATCAGCACATGCTCGGGCGCGCGCTGAAGGAGCATCTGGGGCACAAGTTGCAGCAGGTGTTTCTGGATGTCGCGGATATTGCGCCGCTGGTGTGCCCGCAGGCGAATATTCGCGAGGCCGGGCTGGATGAGTGGATCGACTGGTTTCGCCTGGAGGTGTTCGAACGGCATAACGCCAGTGCCGATGCGCTGGCCACGGCGGAATTGGCGTTGATTCTGTTCAGTCGGGCGCGGGGGCAGCAGATTCATAGTCCGCTGAATTTGCAGCAGCGCTTGAGTCAGTGGAAGCGCCGACAACAAGCGCCGTCCTTTTAG